In Colius striatus isolate bColStr4 chromosome 17, bColStr4.1.hap1, whole genome shotgun sequence, the following proteins share a genomic window:
- the RSRC2 gene encoding arginine/serine-rich coiled-coil protein 2 isoform X1, whose translation MAGSDTERDGVAPEKSTPEREKKKEQSDASSSPRTSKHHYSRSRSRSRERRRKSDTEGRKHRSRSRSKEARRHESKEKSSKKHKSEDHNDKEHSSDKGRDSLNSSENGEDRHKRKERKASRGRSHSRSRSRERRHRSRSRDRKKSRSRSRERKRRVRSRSRSRSRHRHRSRSKSRTRSRSRERKKRIEKPRRFSRSHSRSPSPPPFRGRNTAMDAQEALARRLERAKKLQEQREKEMVEKQKQQEMAAAAAATGGSVINVAALLASGTQVTPQIAMAAQMAALQAKALAETGIAVPSYYNPAAVNPMKFAEQEKKRKMLWQGKKEGDKSQSAEIWEKLNFGNKDQNVKFRKLMGIKSEDEAGCSSVDEESYKTLKQQEEVFRNLDAQYEMARSQTHTQRGMGLGFTSSMRGMDAV comes from the exons ATGGCG GGTAGTGATACAGAACGAGATGGAGTAGCCCCAGAAAAGTCCACtccagaaagagagaagaagaaagagcaaTCAGATGCCTCCAGTTCACCCAGAACATCAAAGCATCATTATTCAAGATCACGCTCACGGTCAAGAGAAAGAAGACGGAAGTCAG atactgaaggaagaaaacacagaagccGAAGCAGAAGCAAAGAG GCAAGAAGACATGAATCCAAAGAGAAGTCCTCCAAGAAGCACAAATCTGAAGACCACAATGACAAAGAACATTCTTCTGACAAGGGAAGAGATAGCCTAAATTCATCTGAAAATGGTGAGGATAGACATAAAcgcaaagagagaaaagcatcAAGAGGGAGAAGTCATTCAAGATCCAGGTCACGTGAAAG ACGTCATCGTAGTAGAAGTCGTGATAGGAAAAAATCCCGATCTcgcagcagagagagaaaacgGCGTGTGAGATCTCGCTCTAGATCAAGATCTAGACACAGACATAGAAGTAGAAGTAAAAGCAGAACTAGGAGTAGAAGCAG AGAGCGAAAGAAGAGAATTGAAAAGCCACGAAGGTTCAGCAGGAGTCACAGCCGAAGCCCAAGTCCACCACCTTTTCGGGGGCGAAATACAGCTATGGATGCCCAGGAAGCATTAGCCAGAAG ACTggaaagagcaaagaaactgcaagaacagagagagaaagaaatggttgaaaaacagaagcaacagGAAATGGCTGCAG ctgctgcagctacAGGAGGTTCTGTTATTAACGTGGCTGCTCTTCTGGCATCGGGAacacaagtaactcctcaaATAGCAATGGCAGCTCAAATGGCAGCACTACAAGCAAAAGCACTAGCAGAGACTGGAATAGCTGTACCTAGCTATTACAACCCAGCAGCAGTGAATCCAATGAAATTTGCTGAGCAGGAGAAAAAGCGGAAGATGCTTTGGCAAGGCAAAAAGGAAGGG GATAAATCACAGTCTGCAGAAATATGGGAAAAACTAAATTTTGGAAACAAGGACCAAAATGTCAAGTTCAGAAAGCTGATGGGCATTAAG AGTGAGGATGAAGCTGGCTGCAGTTCCGTGGATGAAGAGAGTtacaaaacactgaaacaacAGGAAGAGGTTTTCAGAAATCTAGATGCACAGTATGAGATGGCAAGatcacagactcacacacaAAGAGGAATGGGATTGGGCTTTACATCTTCGATGCGAGGAATGGATGCAGTttga
- the RSRC2 gene encoding arginine/serine-rich coiled-coil protein 2 isoform X2 — translation MIRTNFFLKQARRHESKEKSSKKHKSEDHNDKEHSSDKGRDSLNSSENGEDRHKRKERKASRGRSHSRSRSRERRHRSRSRDRKKSRSRSRERKRRVRSRSRSRSRHRHRSRSKSRTRSRSRERKKRIEKPRRFSRSHSRSPSPPPFRGRNTAMDAQEALARRLERAKKLQEQREKEMVEKQKQQEMAAAAAATGGSVINVAALLASGTQVTPQIAMAAQMAALQAKALAETGIAVPSYYNPAAVNPMKFAEQEKKRKMLWQGKKEGDKSQSAEIWEKLNFGNKDQNVKFRKLMGIKSEDEAGCSSVDEESYKTLKQQEEVFRNLDAQYEMARSQTHTQRGMGLGFTSSMRGMDAV, via the exons ATGATAAG AACCAACTTCTTCTTAAAACAGGCAAGAAGACATGAATCCAAAGAGAAGTCCTCCAAGAAGCACAAATCTGAAGACCACAATGACAAAGAACATTCTTCTGACAAGGGAAGAGATAGCCTAAATTCATCTGAAAATGGTGAGGATAGACATAAAcgcaaagagagaaaagcatcAAGAGGGAGAAGTCATTCAAGATCCAGGTCACGTGAAAG ACGTCATCGTAGTAGAAGTCGTGATAGGAAAAAATCCCGATCTcgcagcagagagagaaaacgGCGTGTGAGATCTCGCTCTAGATCAAGATCTAGACACAGACATAGAAGTAGAAGTAAAAGCAGAACTAGGAGTAGAAGCAG AGAGCGAAAGAAGAGAATTGAAAAGCCACGAAGGTTCAGCAGGAGTCACAGCCGAAGCCCAAGTCCACCACCTTTTCGGGGGCGAAATACAGCTATGGATGCCCAGGAAGCATTAGCCAGAAG ACTggaaagagcaaagaaactgcaagaacagagagagaaagaaatggttgaaaaacagaagcaacagGAAATGGCTGCAG ctgctgcagctacAGGAGGTTCTGTTATTAACGTGGCTGCTCTTCTGGCATCGGGAacacaagtaactcctcaaATAGCAATGGCAGCTCAAATGGCAGCACTACAAGCAAAAGCACTAGCAGAGACTGGAATAGCTGTACCTAGCTATTACAACCCAGCAGCAGTGAATCCAATGAAATTTGCTGAGCAGGAGAAAAAGCGGAAGATGCTTTGGCAAGGCAAAAAGGAAGGG GATAAATCACAGTCTGCAGAAATATGGGAAAAACTAAATTTTGGAAACAAGGACCAAAATGTCAAGTTCAGAAAGCTGATGGGCATTAAG AGTGAGGATGAAGCTGGCTGCAGTTCCGTGGATGAAGAGAGTtacaaaacactgaaacaacAGGAAGAGGTTTTCAGAAATCTAGATGCACAGTATGAGATGGCAAGatcacagactcacacacaAAGAGGAATGGGATTGGGCTTTACATCTTCGATGCGAGGAATGGATGCAGTttga